The Sphingomonas carotinifaciens genomic sequence GAATATTTCCACAACTGGTCGGGCAACCGCATCACCTGCCGCGACTGGTTCCAATTGTCGCTGAAGGAAGGTTTCACCGTCTATCGCGACCAGGGCTTCTCCGCCGATCAGGGCTCGCCCGCGGTCAAGCGGATCGAGGATGTGCGCGGGCTTCGCGCCAGCCAGTTTCCCGAGGATTCGGGCCCTCTCGCCCATCCGGTCCGCCCCGAGGCCTATCTGGAAATCTCGAACTTCTACACCGCCACCATCTACAACAAGGGCGCCGAGCTGATCCGGATGATGGCGACCATCCTGGGGCCCCAGTCCTTCCGCGCCGCCACCGACCTGTATTTCGACCGCTTCGACGGGACGGCCGCCACCTGCGAGGATTTCGTGGCCTGCATGGAGGAAGCGGGCGGCATCGACCTGTCGCAATTCCGCCTGTGGTACAGCCAAGCCGGCACCCCGCGCGTCTCCGCCAGCCTTGAGCATCAGGCCGGCGGCGGCCGCGCCACGCTGCGCCTCGCCCAGCATGTGCCCCCCACCCCCGGCCAGCCGGTCAAGCAATCCATGGTGCTGCCGCTGCGCCTGCGCCTGTTCGGCGCGCAAACCGGCCAGCCGCTGACCGACGAACAGCTCGTCCTGCTCGACCAGCCCAGCAAGACCATCGTCTTCGAAACCGTGGCCGAGCGGCCGGTGCTGTCGATCAATCGCGGCTTCTCCGCCCCGGTGGTGGTGGAAAGCGACCGCTCGCCCGCCGACCTCGCCTTCCTGTCCGCGCATGACGACGACCCCTTCGCCCGGTACGAGGCGATGCAGCAACTGATGCTCGACACCCTCGTCGCCGGCGCGCTCGGCGATGCGGCCGATCATCAGGGCGTGGTCGATGCGGTCGCGCGCACCCTCGACGGCCCCGATCTTGACTGGGCGTTCCTGGCGGAGGCGGTGCTGATCCCCTCCGAAAACTTTGTCGGCGACCAGTTGGCGGTGGTCGATCCGCAAGGAATTCATACCGCGCGCGAGGCGCTTCGCCAGGCCCTCGGCACCGCGCTCGCCGATCGCTGGCGTGCGCTCTACGACCAGACCGGACAGGGCGCCTACACCTATTCGCCGGAGGCCAAGGGCAAGCGCCGGCTGCGCGGCGTCGCGCTCGGCTATATCGCCGCCAGCGGCGCCCCCGACGCCGCCGACCTCGCCTTCCGCCAGTTCGAGGCGGCCGACAACATGACCGACCGGCAAAGCGCGCTCAGCACGCTGGTCAATCTTGGTGGCCCGGCGTGCCAGGCGGCCCTCGACCGCTTCTACACGCGCTATGCCGGCAACGCGCTCGTGCTCGACAAATGGTTCCAGACGCAGGCGCTGTCCTCACGCGACGATACCGGTGCGGTGGTCGCGGCGCTTGCCCGCCATCCGGACTTCACCCTCGCCAATCCCAACCGCGCCCGCGCGCTGATCGGCGCGTTCGGCGTCAACCAGCGTGCCTTCAACGCCGCCGACGGCTCGGGCTATCGCTTCCTCGCCGACCAGCTGATCGCGCTCGACCGCCTCAACCCGCAGACCGCCGCCAAGCTGCTCCCCCCGCTCGGCCGCTGGCGCCGCTTCGACGCCGCCCGCGCCGACCTCATGCGCGCCGAGCTGCAACGCATCGTCGCGGTCCCCGGCCTGTCCCGCGATCTCTACGAGCAGGCCAGCAAGTCATTGGAGTAAGCTAAAAACCTTCGTTCGCCCTGAGCGAAGGCGAAGGGCAAGCACAACGCCGTCGGCTTCCCTCGCTCAGAACAACCGTCCGCCATCGGGCACCGGCTCGCTCGGGCGCGCCAGCACCACCTTGCCGTCCGCGTCCGGAAAGCCCAGCGTCAACACCTCGGACATCATCGGCCCGATCTGCCGCGGCGGGAAGTTCACCACCGCCGCCACCTGGGTACCGACCAGGCTATCCACCGGATGATGCTCGGTGATCTGCGCGGACGACCGCTTGATCCCGATGGCGGGGCCGAAGTCGATGGTCAGCTTGATCGCCGGCTTGCGCGCTTCGGGAAACGGCTCCGCGGCGACGACCGTCCCCACCCGGATATCGACCTTCAGGAAAGCGTCGAACCCGATGGTCTCCGCGGCTGCCGCCGCCGGATCATGCGATACGTGCATCAGAAGTCCACATTGTCATAATGGGCCGGCGGCCCGATCAACTCCATCCGCTCGGACAGCAGCGGACGGAAGGAGGGCCGGCTCTTCAGCCCGCGATACCAGCGCGCGGTCTGCTCATGCCCCTTCCAGTCGATCCCGCCCAGATAGTCCGCCACCGAAATCTGCGCCGCCGCCGCCAGATCGGCCAGGCTCAGCGTCGCGCCCCCCAGCCAGTTGCGATGGTCGAGCAGATAGTCGGTATAATCGAGATGCCCGACCGCGGCCTTCATCGCCTCGCGCAGCGCCCGGCCATCGGGGCTGCCCACCTTGGCGACGCGCTTCACCATCCGCTCGTGCAGCAGCGGCCCGGTCACGTCGCGGTAGAAATGCGTGTCGAACCACGTCACCAGCCGGCGGATCTCGGCGCGGTTCACCGCGGTGCCGTTGATCATCGCGGCCTTTTCGACGGTTTCCTCGAAATACTCGCAGATCGCCATCGAATCGATCAGCAGCATGCCGCGCTGGTTGTCGACCATCACCGGCGTCTGGCCGGCAGGGTTCATGTCCAGGAATTCATCCCGCCGCAGCCAGGGCGATTCGCGCACCAGCTCGTATCCCACGCCCTTCTCGCCCAGCAGGAGGCGCACCTTGCGCGAGAAGGGACACAGGGGAAATTGAAAGAG encodes the following:
- the pepN gene encoding aminopeptidase N, whose amino-acid sequence is MDMQHSAATPSVIHRADYRPPAWRVPELALDFDLDPAATRVRATLSVERGGAHGEPLRLDGEGLTPLAVRVDGVAVNDWWMEGERLVVPLAGDAHRVETEVEIAPDRNTQLMGLYASGGNLCTQCEAEGFRRITFFPDRPDVLTVYRVRMTADARRFPVLLSNGDPVGQGELPDGRHWAEWHDPFPKPSYLFALVAGDLAVNRGTFTTRSGRVVQLGIWVRAADLPKTDHALHALKLSMAWDERVYGREYDLDVFNIVAVDDFNFGAMENKGLNIFNSRYILADPDTATDYDYDAIAAVVAHEYFHNWSGNRITCRDWFQLSLKEGFTVYRDQGFSADQGSPAVKRIEDVRGLRASQFPEDSGPLAHPVRPEAYLEISNFYTATIYNKGAELIRMMATILGPQSFRAATDLYFDRFDGTAATCEDFVACMEEAGGIDLSQFRLWYSQAGTPRVSASLEHQAGGGRATLRLAQHVPPTPGQPVKQSMVLPLRLRLFGAQTGQPLTDEQLVLLDQPSKTIVFETVAERPVLSINRGFSAPVVVESDRSPADLAFLSAHDDDPFARYEAMQQLMLDTLVAGALGDAADHQGVVDAVARTLDGPDLDWAFLAEAVLIPSENFVGDQLAVVDPQGIHTAREALRQALGTALADRWRALYDQTGQGAYTYSPEAKGKRRLRGVALGYIAASGAPDAADLAFRQFEAADNMTDRQSALSTLVNLGGPACQAALDRFYTRYAGNALVLDKWFQTQALSSRDDTGAVVAALARHPDFTLANPNRARALIGAFGVNQRAFNAADGSGYRFLADQLIALDRLNPQTAAKLLPPLGRWRRFDAARADLMRAELQRIVAVPGLSRDLYEQASKSLE
- a CDS encoding tRNA-binding protein codes for the protein MHVSHDPAAAAAETIGFDAFLKVDIRVGTVVAAEPFPEARKPAIKLTIDFGPAIGIKRSSAQITEHHPVDSLVGTQVAAVVNFPPRQIGPMMSEVLTLGFPDADGKVVLARPSEPVPDGGRLF
- a CDS encoding glutathione S-transferase family protein — translated: MWQLFQFPLCPFSRKVRLLLGEKGVGYELVRESPWLRRDEFLDMNPAGQTPVMVDNQRGMLLIDSMAICEYFEETVEKAAMINGTAVNRAEIRRLVTWFDTHFYRDVTGPLLHERMVKRVAKVGSPDGRALREAMKAAVGHLDYTDYLLDHRNWLGGATLSLADLAAAAQISVADYLGGIDWKGHEQTARWYRGLKSRPSFRPLLSERMELIGPPAHYDNVDF